In Kosmotoga arenicorallina S304, the DNA window GCTTCCGCTGAAACCCACTTTGAAAGCGCAGCTTTCCTTTGCGCCATCACACAACATGCCAGTAGCACCCGCAAGTACTGTCTGAGCTGCATTGATAATCTGTTCTTTTGAACCTCCCAGAAGGTAGGTAATTCCAGCTGCCGCTGCAGGAGCAGCTGCATTAGCCGCACCGCAAGTTGGGGTTAACCGCCCAAGCTTTGCCTTGATGAAGCCAACGAATAAGTGGGATAGAATAAGAGCCTTTGAAACCTTTTCACGACTTGCTCTTATCTTCTCTCCAACAAGTCCCACAGGAATTGCAGTGGCGATCCCCTGATTTCCACTGCCGCCTGTGCTCATGATGGGCTTTTTTACCCCGGACATACGGGCACCTGAAGCTTCAATGCAGTAACGCCTGATCTTAGATTCGATGGAGTTCTCGGCTCCCAGGCATTTATAGTCTCTTCTATTCATTGCAAATTCTGCCATTTCCTTGTTTATTTCATAGCTTTTGTAAGCCTTTTTTAATTCAACGGGTGATGCGGTTTCAGTTAGCTTAAAAATCTCGTTGATACTTTCAGGGGCTTTGATAGCAGGCTCTATGAAAACATCCTTTTTGAAAATAACTTTGCCGTCAAATCCTATCTCTGTTATCATATCGTGGTATCCTTCTATTATGCAATACCCCTTGTGCGAACTGTTTTTGGCATGCGCTTCAAGATAAACCCCTTCTTTATCGGTGATACAGGTAACTTTTACCTTACCATTTCTTATGAGTTCTTTCGCTCTTTCTGAATATGCCGGTGAGCAGTCCTTCAAAGCCTCAAGCCCGTATTTTGATTTACCGCAGAGAAGCGAAAGGGCTGCCGCCAGTTGGTTTCCTCTTTCTCCATCAAGCCCGGGAATGCCCACATACATTCCGTTCTTGAACACATTTGTGCTGACCTTGACTTCCACTTCGAGATCAGTCACTTCATCGAAAAGCTCTTTGACCTTTGCCACAGCAAGGGCTACTGCCGCTGGTTCAGTGCAACCAAGAGCTGGGACGACTTCTTGATCGAGAAATTTTTGTAAATAAGACATATATTCCTCCTTGTATCAAAAGCAAATATCAAGATTTGCTTTCTATCTTTAATGGGCTTACGCGTTCATCGAGAGAGGCTTCCTGGAAATATATTACCACCTCGTCAAAGCCCATACCGAGTAACAGGCCCCGGAAGAAATTCTGAGCGCTGTCTTTTGCCACATCAATAAGCCCGGTTTTTGTTGATTCTTCTATGACTTTTTTCCTTATATCATCGGCGTTGTCTTTGAGAAAGCTCAACATATCTTTCTTTCCAAAAAGGCGCACAAGCATCCCGCTTTCATTTATAACTTTCAATTCTGAAAACTGTTCCAGCAGGACTGTGATTTCCAGATAAGGCAAGGGAAGCTTGAGTTTGATGCGCCTGATACCGTTGGTTTCGTTCACTTCAAGGTTCTCATCAGAAAGCTCCGAGAGGTTCATAATTCCGCGAACAGTAACCGGGATTATCATTGTGTATTTCCCCGCTAAACCTGGGAGTATGCTCCTCTTTTCTGTTTCGTAAATTTGAGTTATCGTCAGCTTGGCTGTGCTGAGTTCTGGTATACGTTCTATCCTGCTGATTATGGAAGCGCTTCGAATCACTACTTTGCGAGTTACCCGGTAAAGCAAGAAAAGAAGAAATACCAAAGCTGCTCCCAACGCTACAATTGCTATTTCCATAATGTTCCCACCACCTTAAATAACCTCTTGAGAAAATGCTAAAGCCCGTGAACCCCGGCTTTATGATTATTGATCTAACTTGTCCACGAGACCATCAATAAGCTTATCATCAGCGATAAAGGGCAGGGTAATATGGTCTTCGCCGAAGTTCTTTTTGTTGTATTCAATAGCGGTTTCTATTGAGTGTTCATTTCTTGCCCAGGCACGTCTGGAAACACCGCTCATGACATCCCAGGCTATTGCGGTTTTTATTACCTCGTCCACACGCCGGCTGCCATCAAGCACGAGCCCAAAGCCACCATTTATAGCTTTTCCAATGCCCACGCCACCGCCGTTATGGAGGGCAACAAGGGTCATGCCCCGTGCGGCATTCCCGGCAAAGCAATGGGTTGCCATATCAGCCATGATATTGCTTCCGTCTTTGATGTTTGATGTTTCCCTATATGGTGAATCTGTTCCGCCTGTATCATGATGGTCCCTGCCTATCATTACAGGGCCGATTTCTCCTCTTCTTACCATTTCGTTGAATTTCAGGGCTATGCGCATCCTGCCTTCAGCATCCGAATAGAGTATTCTCGCCTGAGTGCCAACGACAAGATTGTTCTTTTCGGCATCTCTGATCCAGATGTAATTATCCCTATCCTGACCGCGCCTTTTGGGGTCGATGCAGTGCATCGCGGCTTTATCGGTTTTAATGAGATCTTCATGCCTTCCACTAAGGCAAACCCACCTGAAGGGACCATAACCGTAATCGAAGAGCATAGGTCCCATAATATCCTCAACATATGATGGGAAGATAAAGCCTTCGCTTGTATCCACGCCATTTTTTGCAATTTCCCTTGCACCGGCGTCAAAAACCGCCTTCATGAAGCTGTTTCCATAATCAAAGAAATACGTGCCGCGATCCACAAGCGTTTTAACGAGTTCGAAGTGCTTTCTCAATGATCTGTCAACCAATTCTCTGAACTTTTCCTTGTCCTTGCTCAGAAGTTCTGTGCGCTCTTCAAAGGTAACACCCTGGGGACAATAACCGCCATCATACGGAGCGTGGCAGGAAGTCTGATCTGAGAGAAGATCTATGTGGATCTTATGATCAACTGCATATTGCAAAAGATCCACTACGTTCCCGTAATAGCCTATGGAAATGCTCTTGCCGTTTTTAAGATGCTCCTGTGCAAGCCTGAAAGCCTCTTCAAGGTTATCGGTAGATGTATCGAGCCATCCTTGATCCAGCCTTGTCCTTATTCTTGAGTAATCCACTTCAGCGATTATACCAACGCCATTTGCGATTGTTATTGCCTTAGCCTGAGCACCGCTCATACCGCCGAGACCAGAAGAGACAAAGAGGAAACCTTTCAAGTCACCGTGTTCCGGAACGCCAAGTTTCAGGCGTCCGGCGTTCAATATGGTATTGAATGTTCCGTGCACAATCCCCTGAGGACCAATATACATCCATCCGCCCGCAGTCATTTGCCCGTAATTTGCCACTCCCAGAGCCTGAGCCTTAATCCAATTTTCCTGATTGTCAAACATTCCAACCATCAAGGCGTTGGTGATGATGACGCGGGGAGCGTGGCGCGAGGATTTGAAAAGCCCCAGAGGGTGTCCTGACATCATCACGAGGGTTTGCTCTTCGGTCATTATCTCAAGATATTTCTTTGTTAGCTGATACTGCATCCAGTTCTGGAAAACCTGCCCTGTTTCTCCATATGTAACCAGCTCATATGGGTATAAAGCAACGTCAAAATCAAGATTGTTATCAATCATGACCTGTAAGGCTCTTCCTTCAAGGGTTTTTCCTTTGTATTCGTCGATGGGCTTTCCCTTTATAGCTCCCTTTGGCCTGAAACGATAACCATAAATCCTTCCTCTGGTGAGTAGTTCATTCAGGAATTCAGGTGCGAGCTTTTCATGAAGTTCTTCCGGAACATACCTCAGAGCATTTTTTAAGGCAAGCTTTATCTCCCGTTTGCTAAGTGTAAGTTCGCGTTTAGGCGCTCTTCTGATACCCGGAAGGAATTCAGGATCAGGTGGAAGTACCGGGTCGAGCTTAACAGTTAATGCCTGTGAGATTTCCATATTGTTTAACATGAGCAACTCCCCCATTTCATCATATTCATGAGTATCTACTAATAAGAATTTTATCACTTAAATCAATAAGTATAAAAAATACACTGTGCTGAAAAGCAAAGAGCATGTGCAATTACATGGATTTAGCTCCTTTTTGCAGGATTTAAGGAAAACTTAACCTCTTTCCTTTGGAATTATGTCGAATATATGATAATATTGTTTTAGTCATAAGCATTAAACATATGAGGAGGTGCAATTATGAAATCCAAAATTTTGTTTACAACATTGTTAGTGGCTTTTCTGTTTATTGGCCAGATGGCATTTTCTGCAACAACCAGTGATGTTAATAATGTTGTCGAAAGAGCCAACAGTGTTATAGAATCTCTTGTTAATAGCGCTATTTATGCAGTATCAAGGTTAGACGAAAACTCTGAAAACTATGATGAAGTTGTTCAAGCCATTGGTGAGGCTCTGGTAAGGGCAACATCCAGAATTTCCGAAGCGGTAATTAAGTACGCAGAAAAGCAAGGTGTTACAGTTGTTTGCTATGACGTTGAAGTTGTACTTGGAGATCAAACATTTATAATTGACCCCCTTAGAGTAATTGATGATTGACTAATTTGAAAATTGTAAAACCCCGCGACAGCGGGGTTTTGTTTTATAATCGTTTCATTCTTTAGAAAACAAAAAAAGAAATCATGGTATTATGTTAAACAGAATAAGTGTTTCGCCCGGAGGAAAAAATGAGAGATTTCATCGCAAAGAATCTTAATCAGCACATTGAGGAAGTCGTTCTAAAAAGCTCATCCCTTGCGTTACTTGCCCATGGTGATGGTATAGAAGTTTTGAGACAGGTAATTAAGGAGGATGTAATAAGTTTTATTGAACCTTACAATGATGGTCAGCTCCTGGAGTTTTTCTTTGTGGTTGAAGGAAAATTGCTGTGCAAAAGAAATGATGAAGAAATTATTCTCGAAACAGGTGACTATTTTTACGCACACAACTTAAAAGAAACAGTTGAGCTGAAAACCCTTAACGACAGTGTACTTCTTTACATAACCTCAAAACCCATGTTTTCTTCATTAAGCAAAGAAGCAAGAAAATTAAAGGAAATAGCCATGCAAGTTGAAAAGAAAGACAGCTACACCCATGGGCATGGCAAAAGGGTAAGAGACCTTTCTTATGCCGTCGGTAAGCTGTTAAGACTTTCTGAGGAGCAAATGGAAAATCTGCTTATGGCAGCCCTTTTTCATGATATCGGGAAGATTGATGTGCCGGAGGAAATACTGAAAAAGCCGGGAAAGCTAACCGCAGAAGAATTTGAGTACATAAAACGCCATCCGGAAAAAGGCGCACGAATGGTTAAAGGGACATTCCTTGAGAATATCGCCGAAACAATATTACAGCATCACGAAAGAATAGATGGTTCCGGTTACCCAAATGCTTTGAAAGGCGACGAGATATGTATTGAAGCCCGGATAATAGGAATCGTTGATAGTTTCGATGCCATGACTTCAAAACGCCCTTACAGAGATGCAATGGAATGGAGCGAAGCGCTCGAAGAAATCAAATCCCTTGCAGGTAAAAAGTACGACGCCATACTGGTACAGGCTTTTGAAGAATGCATAAAGATTGGCCTTATATCTGAAGAGAAATTCAAAGAATAACCTTCACCCTTCCCCTTCAATGAGTTTTTTCTGCATATCTCAATAGGGTATAATTAAAAAGCCTTCATATTTATTGTCCGGAGGTTTCTGAACATGATAAAACTCGTAACAGACAGTTCCTGTGACCTTCCTGAGAAGCTGGTAAAAGAGTATGATATCAGAGTCATTCCCCTGAGTGTCGAAATTGACGGCAAGAGGTATACCGAGGGTAAAGATATAACCCCGGAGGAGTACTGGCATAGGATGCAAACCGCCAAGGCCCTTCCCAAAACGTCGCAGCCCCCTCCCGCTATGTTTGCCGATGCTTTCAAAGAAATCATCGATGAAGGTAATGAACCCCTGTGCATTACCATATCTTCAAAGCTGAGCGGAACATTTCAGTCAGCGCTGGTAGGAAACGACATGAGTGGCAATAAAGCCGTTGTGTTTGATTCCCTCGCCGGTTCTCTTTCTCACGGGATTCAAGTGCTCATGGCTGCCAGGCTTGCACAATCAGGGAAAAAGATGCATGAAATTTTGAAAGCTCTTGAGAAGTACAGGGAATCAGTGAAGATAATAATCCCCCTTGATACGCTGGAAAACATCGTAAAAGGTGGTAGATTAAGCAGAGTTCAGGGAACAGTTGCGAAGCTATTGAACATAAAAGTGATTCTCCAGGGTGTCAAAGGTGAAGTTAAAATGCTCAAAAAAGTTCGAGGAACCAAAAGATTCAGAGAGGCAATACTTGAGATAATAAACAATTTAACCCCTGAACCTGGAAGGATATTTGGAATCACGCATGTGGACAACTTAAAAGATGCGCTCTTTTTTAAAGAAGCAATTGAGAAACGCTTCAAATCAGAGGTTATCGTTAACGCAATGGGACCCATCATGGCAACCTATGCCGGTCTGAAGGGGATGATACTTGCGCTTTAGGGGTGGTGGCATGAAAAGCGCCTTTAGAACCTGGGAAATATCAGGGATTTTCTTTATTTTTCTGCTTGGATCGCTCTTTCATTTCACCTTTGAATGGTTTGGTGAAAACTCTATTGCAGGGGCATTTTTCCCGGTAAACGAGAGTGTTTGGGAGCATCTGAAATTGGTATATTATCCCGGATTGCTGTTGCTGATTATGGAATTTTTATTCTTACCTGACATAAGGACAAAAGGTTTTTTTCTGGGGAAGTCCCTTGCGCTTTATGCAATGTGTGCAGTTATATTAGGCGGGTTTTACTTCTATACGCTGTTCTTTGAAGACAGTTTGGTTGCTGATATCTCTTTGAATTTTGCAGCAGTGGTAATCGGTCAGCTAATAAGTTATAACGTAACCGTGAAAGCCCGGGCCAGCAAGAGCATTAACTTTCTTTCTATAATTGCCATAATCGCTTTGGGCGCTTACTTTGTATACGCCACATATTTCCCGCCGCATATAGAGATGTTCAGAGATTCTCAAACGGGGAGTTACGGAATATAATCCCCTGAGGGGGGATAAATGATGGAATACAGAAAACTGGGGAAAACCGGTCTTGAACTCTCTCTTTTAGGGCTTGGCGGATTTCATCTTCTGGAAATAACTCTTGACAAAATAAGGAAATTGGTGAAAGCTTATCTTGATGCTGGTGGAAACTACTTCGAGACTGCCCATGCTTACGGCGATGGTGAATCAGAAAGAAAACTCTCGAGAGTACTTCCTTCTTCCGGGGTAATTGTCGCCACAAAAACCGGGAAAAGAACTGCCAGCGAGGCAAAGCGCGAAATTCTAAAAAGCCTGAAAAACCTTAACAGAAAGCACGTGGATATCATCTTCCTGCACGCTGTTACAGATGATAAAGATTGGGACAGGATAATCTCATCAGGTGGCGCGATCGAAGCTCTTGAATGGGCAAAGGTTGAGGGACTGGTAAGGTTTGTCGGTATAACGAGCCATGGTTATGGCGGTACGTTGTTACGTGCATTAAAAGAATACCCTTTTGATCTTTTTATGACACAATTTAACTACTACGACCGCTTTAACTTCCCTGAAATAGAAACAAAAGTGCTTCCCTTTGCCTTATCAAATAGCATCGGAGTGCTTGCTATGAAGCCTTTTGCGGACGGTTTCCTCTTTCGGAGTGTTGAAAGAGCTTTGAGATACGTAAGAACCTTGCCGGTTTCGTGCATAGTAAGCGGTATTAATTCAGCTGACCAGCTTAAGAAAGATCTGGAAATTCTTGAGCTGCCTGCTTATAACGAGCTGGAATTAGCAGAGCTCCAGAGAAATGCACCTGAACTCGGTAACTATGTATGCAGGCTTTGCCTTGAATGCCTTCCGTGCCCCGAGGGAATAAATATCCCCTCATTCTTCCTTGCTGAAGGGCGTTTTGACCGCCAGATGCTCAATGGAGAATATGAAGACGTTCAGGACTATGTATTGAGGGATAGGCTTGCCCACTGGTTCCAGAGCGAAGAACAGGCGAAGCTTGAATACAAAGCCCTCTATCCAGGTGTTGACACATGCACAGAATGTGGGATTTGCTCTCAGCGGTGTCCGTATAATATTGATATACCCAAAAAATTGAAAATAGTCAAATCCAAATTTGAGAGAGGGTATATCTGGTGAATTCGGGCGCCTTTTGTATAATGTGATTACATCTTCAAAGGACTGCTTCTTTTAGAAATTTTTTTATAATTTTGTGCTGCAAGGCTTGACATTGAAAATGTAAAAGTATATACTGTGTATATACGATATGCACAGTGGAGGTTTATATGATTGTTCTTTCACCTACCGACCCCGATCCTTATTACAAACAAATAGAAGACCAGATAAAAAAAGAGATAATTTCCGGAAGGCTTAAATCAGGAACTAAATTGCCTTCTGTCAGGGCTCTGGCAAAGGAGCTAAATGTAAGCGTAATTACCACGAAACGGGCTTATGCAGAGCTCGAAAAAGAAGGCTTGATTACAACGCGTCAGGGGCAGGGAACATACGTTGCTGAGGTTGATTTAAAGAACATAAAAGTTCAAAAAA includes these proteins:
- a CDS encoding BAR domain-containing protein, with translation MKSKILFTTLLVAFLFIGQMAFSATTSDVNNVVERANSVIESLVNSAIYAVSRLDENSENYDEVVQAIGEALVRATSRISEAVIKYAEKQGVTVVCYDVEVVLGDQTFIIDPLRVIDD
- a CDS encoding DUF6512 family protein, which encodes MKSAFRTWEISGIFFIFLLGSLFHFTFEWFGENSIAGAFFPVNESVWEHLKLVYYPGLLLLIMEFLFLPDIRTKGFFLGKSLALYAMCAVILGGFYFYTLFFEDSLVADISLNFAAVVIGQLISYNVTVKARASKSINFLSIIAIIALGAYFVYATYFPPHIEMFRDSQTGSYGI
- a CDS encoding HD-GYP domain-containing protein; this translates as MRDFIAKNLNQHIEEVVLKSSSLALLAHGDGIEVLRQVIKEDVISFIEPYNDGQLLEFFFVVEGKLLCKRNDEEIILETGDYFYAHNLKETVELKTLNDSVLLYITSKPMFSSLSKEARKLKEIAMQVEKKDSYTHGHGKRVRDLSYAVGKLLRLSEEQMENLLMAALFHDIGKIDVPEEILKKPGKLTAEEFEYIKRHPEKGARMVKGTFLENIAETILQHHERIDGSGYPNALKGDEICIEARIIGIVDSFDAMTSKRPYRDAMEWSEALEEIKSLAGKKYDAILVQAFEECIKIGLISEEKFKE
- a CDS encoding urocanate hydratase; amino-acid sequence: MLNNMEISQALTVKLDPVLPPDPEFLPGIRRAPKRELTLSKREIKLALKNALRYVPEELHEKLAPEFLNELLTRGRIYGYRFRPKGAIKGKPIDEYKGKTLEGRALQVMIDNNLDFDVALYPYELVTYGETGQVFQNWMQYQLTKKYLEIMTEEQTLVMMSGHPLGLFKSSRHAPRVIITNALMVGMFDNQENWIKAQALGVANYGQMTAGGWMYIGPQGIVHGTFNTILNAGRLKLGVPEHGDLKGFLFVSSGLGGMSGAQAKAITIANGVGIIAEVDYSRIRTRLDQGWLDTSTDNLEEAFRLAQEHLKNGKSISIGYYGNVVDLLQYAVDHKIHIDLLSDQTSCHAPYDGGYCPQGVTFEERTELLSKDKEKFRELVDRSLRKHFELVKTLVDRGTYFFDYGNSFMKAVFDAGAREIAKNGVDTSEGFIFPSYVEDIMGPMLFDYGYGPFRWVCLSGRHEDLIKTDKAAMHCIDPKRRGQDRDNYIWIRDAEKNNLVVGTQARILYSDAEGRMRIALKFNEMVRRGEIGPVMIGRDHHDTGGTDSPYRETSNIKDGSNIMADMATHCFAGNAARGMTLVALHNGGGVGIGKAINGGFGLVLDGSRRVDEVIKTAIAWDVMSGVSRRAWARNEHSIETAIEYNKKNFGEDHITLPFIADDKLIDGLVDKLDQ
- a CDS encoding DegV family protein, encoding MIKLVTDSSCDLPEKLVKEYDIRVIPLSVEIDGKRYTEGKDITPEEYWHRMQTAKALPKTSQPPPAMFADAFKEIIDEGNEPLCITISSKLSGTFQSALVGNDMSGNKAVVFDSLAGSLSHGIQVLMAARLAQSGKKMHEILKALEKYRESVKIIIPLDTLENIVKGGRLSRVQGTVAKLLNIKVILQGVKGEVKMLKKVRGTKRFREAILEIINNLTPEPGRIFGITHVDNLKDALFFKEAIEKRFKSEVIVNAMGPIMATYAGLKGMILAL
- a CDS encoding GntR family transcriptional regulator, with the protein product MIVLSPTDPDPYYKQIEDQIKKEIISGRLKSGTKLPSVRALAKELNVSVITTKRAYAELEKEGLITTRQGQGTYVAEVDLKNIKVQKTKAIEQEIATLMKRARELSIEPEEIIRLIEEWGGKSK
- a CDS encoding DUF4230 domain-containing protein; translation: MEIAIVALGAALVFLLFLLYRVTRKVVIRSASIISRIERIPELSTAKLTITQIYETEKRSILPGLAGKYTMIIPVTVRGIMNLSELSDENLEVNETNGIRRIKLKLPLPYLEITVLLEQFSELKVINESGMLVRLFGKKDMLSFLKDNADDIRKKVIEESTKTGLIDVAKDSAQNFFRGLLLGMGFDEVVIYFQEASLDERVSPLKIESKS
- a CDS encoding aldo/keto reductase, with translation MEYRKLGKTGLELSLLGLGGFHLLEITLDKIRKLVKAYLDAGGNYFETAHAYGDGESERKLSRVLPSSGVIVATKTGKRTASEAKREILKSLKNLNRKHVDIIFLHAVTDDKDWDRIISSGGAIEALEWAKVEGLVRFVGITSHGYGGTLLRALKEYPFDLFMTQFNYYDRFNFPEIETKVLPFALSNSIGVLAMKPFADGFLFRSVERALRYVRTLPVSCIVSGINSADQLKKDLEILELPAYNELELAELQRNAPELGNYVCRLCLECLPCPEGINIPSFFLAEGRFDRQMLNGEYEDVQDYVLRDRLAHWFQSEEQAKLEYKALYPGVDTCTECGICSQRCPYNIDIPKKLKIVKSKFERGYIW
- a CDS encoding L-cysteine desulfidase family protein: MSYLQKFLDQEVVPALGCTEPAAVALAVAKVKELFDEVTDLEVEVKVSTNVFKNGMYVGIPGLDGERGNQLAAALSLLCGKSKYGLEALKDCSPAYSERAKELIRNGKVKVTCITDKEGVYLEAHAKNSSHKGYCIIEGYHDMITEIGFDGKVIFKKDVFIEPAIKAPESINEIFKLTETASPVELKKAYKSYEINKEMAEFAMNRRDYKCLGAENSIESKIRRYCIEASGARMSGVKKPIMSTGGSGNQGIATAIPVGLVGEKIRASREKVSKALILSHLFVGFIKAKLGRLTPTCGAANAAAPAAAAGITYLLGGSKEQIINAAQTVLAGATGMLCDGAKESCAFKVGFSGSLAFSSALLALEGRGVKNNQGLVGASIEETLENIKTVSTAGMPDIENVIINLIAK